The Candidatus Planktophila sp. region CAGATCCTACGCTTCGGGACAGATGCAGATTCTCTTTTTACCACTGAGTATTTCTCTTGCAGCATTTGTTGGAATACTAATTAAGGATCCAATTCGAACTCTAGTATTTGGAAATTTGCAAAAAAGCTTTTTGTTCTCACCACGTGCGATGAAAGAGAAAAACTTTGCCTGGGTTCTTCCATTGCTCCTGATAATTTCTATCCCTTTTGCCTCCCTTTTGCTCACTCCTAATCCAAGCGTTGAGATGAAGCGAATTGATGAGGCGAAAACTGCACCGCGATGGCCAAAGGCAACTATTGTTGCCTCAGTTGCTGACGCGAAAATTGCAGCAAAGTATGCAAAAGATCTAGGTCTGACTATTGGTTTCTTCGGGGCATCCTCTTATTACGTAGAAAGAGAGACTGGAGTTCAATCGTTATCAATTTTAAACTCTCCCTTTGATTTGTTTATGAGTCAGACTACTGCGCAAACTTCGTGCGACTATATAAACACAATTAATCCAGATGTCATTGTCGTCAGCGATGAGGGTACTAATCTCTTTCAGTTTGAAGGTAAAACGCTTTGTAATACATATATTCAACAGGATGCCCCTGGGGTTCGAAGTGGGCATTTTGCCGTCAGAGTTGCAAAGTAAAGGGAGCAAGAGTTAATGGAGATCGCAACCAAGTGTCCAATCTGTGAGCGTTTGGGAAATGCCGTGCCTGTCTACCCGTCAAATGTAGATGCAAGTAGTTTTTCAACAGAGATTTTTTCGGCTCGTAGATTGCCAGATCGACGCCACTATCAATGGGTACGTTGCAATGAATGCACACTTCTACGCTCGGATCCTGTTTTAGATGTTGATTTGGAAAAACTATATGTCGAATCAACTTTCGATTATTCAACTGAGGTTGATGGATTGAAAAAGACATATTTCAACTTAGTAAAGAGAGCTTTAGCCGGAAAAAACTTCAAGAAATCTATCTTTGAAGTTGGTGGGGGAAATGGATTCTTCTTGGAAGCCGCGAAAGATGGTGGTTTTGCTAATGTCGCCGGTGTTGAGCCAAGTACTGAGGCGATTGCCGCGGCACGTTCAGATATAAAGCCATACATGATAGCCAGCATGATGAAAGCAGGAGTGCTGCCAAGTAATTCATTTGAAGTTGGAACCATGTTCCACACATTGGATCATTTAACAGATCCAGTCTCCACGTTAAAGGACTGTATGGGCGCCTTACAAAAAGGTGGAGTATTTATAGTAGCAATTCATAATGAGCGTTCGTGGTCGGCTCGTTTAATGGGAGAGCGCTCACCGATTATCGATGTAGAGCACACCCATCTATATACCCGTAAATCTGGCGAGGCGTTATTTAAGAAGGTTGGTTTTATCGATGTGCGCTCTGGTGCATACAACAACCACTATTCACTTGCCTATATTTTGCATTTAATTCCGATATCGCGAACTTTTCGTAAGCGTGTTTTAGAAAGCTCTGTTGGAACACTTCTTGGAAAAATTAAAGTGGTAGTCCCACTTGGGAACATGTGGGTTGCGGGGACTAAACCCTAAATTCAAAACCTTCCAGACCATACCCAGCGCTTTCTCAGGAAA contains the following coding sequences:
- a CDS encoding class I SAM-dependent methyltransferase, whose translation is MEIATKCPICERLGNAVPVYPSNVDASSFSTEIFSARRLPDRRHYQWVRCNECTLLRSDPVLDVDLEKLYVESTFDYSTEVDGLKKTYFNLVKRALAGKNFKKSIFEVGGGNGFFLEAAKDGGFANVAGVEPSTEAIAAARSDIKPYMIASMMKAGVLPSNSFEVGTMFHTLDHLTDPVSTLKDCMGALQKGGVFIVAIHNERSWSARLMGERSPIIDVEHTHLYTRKSGEALFKKVGFIDVRSGAYNNHYSLAYILHLIPISRTFRKRVLESSVGTLLGKIKVVVPLGNMWVAGTKP